In candidate division WOR-3 bacterium, one genomic interval encodes:
- a CDS encoding PASTA domain-containing protein — protein sequence MAEKTAYVNSLAYLLEQHGFIPEPQVNWMFTHVLRDLDLHHSQGELHLDIKPANIVRGPGGTFKLTRYGESRLGTPRYIAPERAMHRTPDVRSDLYSVGAVLFEAATGRPPFVSELNYELLQAHINQPPPMPQSIRSEVSSELQRIILTALSKDPNDRFQSAREFGEALARLAKLQTETGIRSQPVAAAHESARADAPPADPVPRQLEARIVSRSGILVLAGVMVVAIVTGAALALRPRPRKMPDLVGLSQTGAEELTAKAGLVLAVAGERDDTARAGLIVAQSPRPGTRLNLHDSVWVWLSTGAVVIPEVAGMMPDQARTALERLGLSVARIDSVYSDVQSANRALRTDPGPSARVKPGTAVLLLVSRGRATCPECGLRREQHARFCTRCGYRFE from the coding sequence ATGGCGGAGAAAACGGCCTACGTCAACAGCCTGGCCTACCTTCTTGAGCAGCATGGCTTTATTCCCGAGCCCCAAGTAAACTGGATGTTCACGCACGTGCTGCGCGACCTTGATCTGCACCATAGTCAGGGCGAACTCCACCTCGACATCAAACCTGCTAACATTGTCCGTGGACCCGGCGGCACCTTCAAGCTTACGCGGTATGGTGAATCCAGACTCGGTACACCACGCTACATTGCTCCGGAGCGGGCCATGCACCGTACGCCAGATGTCCGTTCTGACCTGTATTCCGTAGGCGCAGTCCTCTTTGAGGCAGCTACTGGCAGACCACCGTTTGTGTCCGAACTGAACTATGAACTGCTCCAAGCCCACATCAACCAGCCGCCGCCAATGCCGCAATCAATCCGGTCTGAAGTGTCGTCCGAACTTCAGCGCATCATTCTCACTGCGCTATCAAAGGACCCGAACGATCGGTTTCAGTCAGCACGAGAGTTCGGCGAGGCCCTTGCCCGTCTTGCCAAGCTTCAGACCGAGACTGGGATCAGGAGTCAACCGGTCGCAGCTGCCCATGAATCAGCCCGAGCTGATGCCCCTCCTGCCGATCCCGTTCCCCGCCAACTTGAGGCACGGATCGTATCCCGAAGCGGGATACTGGTGTTGGCTGGGGTTATGGTTGTCGCCATTGTAACCGGGGCCGCGCTCGCACTCAGACCACGTCCGCGAAAAATGCCTGACTTAGTCGGCCTGTCACAGACCGGGGCCGAGGAACTGACCGCCAAGGCAGGATTAGTTCTTGCGGTTGCAGGAGAAAGAGATGACACGGCGCGTGCCGGTCTCATTGTGGCCCAGTCTCCCCGGCCTGGAACCAGGCTCAACCTACACGACTCAGTCTGGGTATGGTTGAGTACCGGTGCCGTCGTCATTCCCGAAGTAGCGGGCATGATGCCGGACCAGGCGCGCACCGCACTCGAACGGCTGGGTCTGTCGGTCGCCAGAATTGACTCAGTTTACAGCGACGTCCAGTCAGCAAATCGGGCACTCAGAACGGATCCCGGACCCAGCGCAAGAGTCAAACCAGGGACTGCCGTCCTCTTACTCGTATCCCGGGGTCGCGCCACCTGCCCGGAGTGCGGGCTGCGGCGAGAGCAGCATGCCAGATTCTGCACCCGGTGCGGTTACCGCTTCGAATAG